TCCTGACCCATTACAAAAGGTTATATTGGACATGTCCAGTTACTGATTAATAACCTTTTTTCAGTGTTACTAGTCAAACAAAGGGCATTTAAAATTTTGTACTAAAAGTGTTTGAACTATTTTTGTACACTAAGATCAAAACCCACACAAAGAGCTTTCCTTCTGGGATTGTTTACCTTACTGTGGAACGACCCTTTTGAGCAAGTATAGCTCCGAATTTTTTTCAATCCATATAAATTAACTTGAACTTGTAACAATGTTATCTTTATTGTAGGCAGATTTTAGTGATATATTTACTAAGAGTTTGGTAAAACAAACCCTAAATTTAACGCCACAATGAAGTTCACCCAAATGACATGTCAATTTTACAGCTGTTGGTTTCAAACACTAGATGGCACTGTTGGATGGTACTTCACTCGCCGTAGATCGAGTCTTGTTGCAAAGTTTTCACCAGGAATTATATATAGGAAGAATTATCTATATTAAATGTCATTATCTTTCAATTACAATTGCGGCCTGCTTGTCGGATTACAGAGGCGGGGTTTTAATAccttaaaataagtgtttgaGCAAATATAAGCATTAACTGCGCATTTGACTTTCTAATCCTATCCTAAGCTATATTGGAAAAGAACTGCAGGTGACATTTTTATCtcattttcacacacacacacacacacacacacacacacacaaatcatgATTGAGCATTACTAtgaacaaataattaaaataaactgcgATTAAGTCTATATTAGGAGCTTTATGGTATCTTGTTCAACAGCACATGAATTTCAGCAACAGTGGCAAAAACATAAATGATATACGACTGTTGCAGGAGAACATTGTTGAGGATTCTGCTGCTGGGGTCCTGAGCGTGTGTGAATGTGCGCACACAGAGCGTCAAGATCCATGCAGCAGATGTCCAATAAGACGTCTCATTTCCTGTTTGCCGGGGGCTGTGGCTCCTGCTTAGATCCAGGCGTAGACAGTTTAACAGTATGAAACaagttttatattttaggaCAGCTGGATGTATATGGGCGATGAGTTTATTGCACAAAAACATCCAATAATCTATATTTACAGGTTTGAAGTGTTAGGAATAATACAGTACAAAATCAGTATTAAATAACCAAACATTTATGGTTTGTTCTCCAAAAGATGGCGATGAAGAGCCAGATAACAGACcattttaaagtacattttaatgaCTATTTGCTCTGACACCATCAGCAACAGCCAAATTGAACTACAGGAGGACTGATCTTTTTAGTTCAGACTAGCAGAGACTAATGTGTTTTTTTAGCTGCTTGTTTGAAAATCAGCTGAGCAGAAAGTTATGAAATAATTCAATGTCTTTTAAAGTACATTAGATGAAGAAATAGAGACACAAAAGATACTGACAGTCATCCTGCAAAGAAGCAGACTTCCTTCAGCACACATCTGCAATTTTCACAGATGTGATGCATGTGCCATGAAAACCGGAATGAGCCACTGACGGGATCAAGGAGCAAGGTTGGCTAAAGCTGGGAAAGTTCAGCTAAGGTATTTAACCACCAGGAACATGACAAAGCAAGTAGCCAGCATTCCAGCCATCATGATGAACTTGTCCTGTGTTGCTCGTTTCTCAATCAAACGCATGACCGTGTTCGACAAACCCAACATGTTTGCGACATCCAACATCTTTTTATGGGTAccctatgaaaaaaaaaaagaagaaggtgAAAGATCTTACCAAGAATCTGCAGTTTTTTTAACACAAGTGAGCAACAGACACATCCATTCACTCAGTAAAACATCTGAGGTACACCTCACCCCCCATTTCCCCAAAAACCACCATCAGAGACGGTCTCTCACGCTCCGTGATAATCAGAGGAGCTTCAGGAAGAGCACATACTCCTCCCTGGAAACACACAGTCATCGTCTGTATGTGCATGCATGACCTCAAACCAGTGTTGTTATCGTTAACTCAAACGTTTTCATTAATTGACAGGGTTCctcacattttccatttcaaaattccatactCAAATTTACAAACTCCCTTCCACACAATTTTTCAgaccatatttaacaaatatggTTCATACAGCATTATTTTTGGAATATAGCAGTCATcggtaaatatttttatacagttttttttttttttcattggttttCTCGAAGTGATGACATTTACATGATGAGAAGGAACCTTAAACGCTTTATAACCTGCATATATTCACCTCTAACACATCAGTTTGATACTGTAATCGTGATTTGATGTTGCACAATCACCAAACAGCAAAGTACTCTGATTTAGATGATTGTTTGCTGGTTTGAGAGGCACAATCACATCCTTTTAGAGAAGTTCAAAAGAAACCTGCTTGATTATTTACTGCCTGATTAATCACTAAACACTCTGCTTGtatgatacatttatttttagaaattcTTCATATTATATGTCAAAAACTGAATAAGGGCAATAGTCTgaagaaacaaatatttttccctacactgttttcttttttctatacttttccagacctggaaattacGCAAGTCAAACTCCATACTGCGTAGGAACCCtgcactgaaataaaattatataataaatattagatgaaaaacttaaataataaaataaatctaaatagaaatttagaaaaaaaaataataataaaattacaaaagcatAAACTAACAATTCAAAATGTGAATAActaatataatagtatataaataacactaaaaTATCACTGCCTCAAACACCTACTGTTAAACAattgttatttaattttaaatggaTCAATAGATGTATTGTTTTTCCTCAATCTTGTATACACTTCATTTGGCTATCATTAAACTGCCATCGGCACTTTACCAGCAATCAGTCAAGCACTATTTGAAATGTTTAGAAACACCCTGataagaggataaaaaaaaaaaaaaattcccctTCCTGGTCTCCGATGAAATCCGCCCTGTATTCTGTGTCACACAGACCTTAAGCGTGCTCCTCTGGTCTCTCAGGCCATTAAGGATGCTGGAGCCTGAGCCCAGCAGGTCATCCATTCCTCTGTGAGCGTTTTGTAGACTGCTATTAAACTGCAGGGTTTCATCAATAGGGATGGAGGTGTCTGCATCCTACACAAAAAAAAGCACACAGCACTGTGAAAAAAATCATGCCTTCTTTGTAGTGTGAGGTTATGTTTATAGACTGATGAGTGATAATGAAACAGTTTGGGCAAAAAGTATGTAGAAGAATGTGTGTGGTCTACTGACGTTTGTTGTGAAGCTTCGGCTCAAGAGCTCCTCTCTTTCTCTATCCTGAGCCTCGCGAGCGTAACGTCTGTGCTGGAAGTTCCTCAGGGCTGTCTGAAGATGCTGCACATCATACTTTAGCTGATCAACACGCCTACAGAAAGAAAAACACAGTGAGTGTCTTTTGGACCACACAGCAGCCAGCAGGGATTGTCTAGTGATGCAATAGCTGTAAAGTTCCAGCTCATTTAAGTATAAAGAGATTTTGCTCTCAGTAACAGCTAAAAATGAGTTTTGAATCaaaatgttcacattttatttacacCACTCAGGGCTAAGCGGTAAGGATGATACAAAAGCTCAAGGCTAGTGTAAGAGAATTTCAGGCCAGCTATTATTGAAAGTTAATATACAAAATCATcactaataaatataaaaagattttttagatttttacatGGACTGTTTTAATGACTGTTAAAATTCATTcaattataaaaaatactattaaagttaactttatattaatattaacattattaataaaattaataaattagcaTTTCTAATAATAATCATCACACTGCTAagctaaaaattaaaaaaaattgtaaaattgttatatatatatatatatattaatacatatacatatatatagtaacaattttacattttttaattattcttttatatacatttaaaataataaaaaagtaacacacatatatatagatatatattttaaattaatgtaaataaaaattaaattattgttttaatataataaaaattattattttatatatatatatatatatatatatatatatatatatatatatatatatatatatatatatatatatatatatatatatatatatatatatatatgataagataaaagtaaatatgctcaaaataaaatgtattcattcattacaattcaattttttatatatttttaattattaaaaaaaaaaaaaaataaaatgaaaatgaactaaTGGGCTGACGGGGCCAACAGACAAAACCCTTATTGTTCACTTATTTtgaccaaa
The window above is part of the Chanodichthys erythropterus isolate Z2021 chromosome 3, ASM2448905v1, whole genome shotgun sequence genome. Proteins encoded here:
- the gosr2 gene encoding Golgi SNAP receptor complex member 2, with translation MEMLYHQTNKQIQEVQSQMGRLETTDRQSVHLLENELQARIDQIFNQLERLEILASKEPPNRRQNAKLRVDQLKYDVQHLQTALRNFQHRRYAREAQDREREELLSRSFTTNDADTSIPIDETLQFNSSLQNAHRGMDDLLGSGSSILNGLRDQRSTLKGTHKKMLDVANMLGLSNTVMRLIEKRATQDKFIMMAGMLATCFVMFLVVKYLS